Genomic DNA from Leptotrichia wadei:
GCCGCAACAAAAATTTCGGCAGGAGTGGATACAGGAATAGGTGCTCATAGTGGATGTTCAAATAAAAAAGGTGACGAGCAGTTTGAAATAGCAGATAGAAGAACAGTAGTTCAAATATTTGAAAAGATAAAAAGTGAAAATTTACAACCTGTGATGAACGACTATATTTATTTAGAGGATAATTGATTATTATGGATAAAATAAAATTAAATATTATTAGTAACAGAAAATTATGTGCTAACAGTAATCTTAAAAAGCAAGTTGAAAAAATTTTTTCTGATTATGAGAAAAAAATAATTCTAAAAAATTTTGAGATTACTGCACTTACTTTAAGAGAAAAAGATTTAGATAAAAGTAAATATCTAAACTTAGTGAAAAAAATTTATCCTATTTGCCAAAAATATAAGATAAATTTAATTTTACATCAAAATTATGATTTAAACTTGGATGAAAAATATAATATTGAAGGTATTCATTTAAGTTATAATGTTTTTAAGTCTTTAGAAGAAAATATTAAAACAGGACTTATAAAAAAATATAAAAAAATAGGAGTATCTATACATAGTCTTGAGGAAGCTAAAGAAGTAGAAATTTTGGGAGCAAACTATGTAGTTGCAGGACATATATTTAAAACAGATTGTAAAAAAGGCTTAGAACCAAGGGGACTAAAATTTGTTGAAAATCTATCATCTGTATTAAACATTCCTGTATTTGCAATAGGCGGAATAAATGAAAGAAATTCCCAGTCTGTTATTAATAGTGGAGCTTTTGGACTATGTATGATGTCAAATCTAATGAAATAGTGAACTATCTATTGTGTTTTCTACATTAGAATAAGACAATCCTATTTTTCACAGCTTTTAATAAATTTGTCAAAAATCTTTTGCATTTTTTGGTTTCCACGGACTGCCATCATTTCAGGATGCCATTGAACGGCATAAAAGAATTTGTGATTTTTGTTTTGAAAAGCCTCTATTATTCCATCGTTTGCTTTTGCAATCGAAGTTAATCCATTTCCCAAATCTTTTATCATTTGATGATGATAAGAATTTGTTCTTGCTTTTTTTCCAAAAATTTCAAATAAAATATTGTCCTCTTCAATGTTTATATCATGTGTTGGTAAGTCTGGAAGCCATTTTTGCATATGATTAATTGTTGAGCCTGTATATTTTACATCTTGATACAGACTTCCACCAAAATAAACATTTGCAATTTGAAGTCCACGACAAATTCCAAAAACAGGTTTTCCAGTTTTCATAAATTCATCTAAAATTACAAGCTCAAATTCATCACGCTGCGGTGTAATGCTTCCAACCTCCTGCAGACAGTCTTCTCCATATAAAACTGGATCAGGATCTCCCCCGCCCGAAAGTAAAAGTCCATCTAAAACTTGTATCTGTTCCTTTATAACTTCAAGATTTTCAGTTATTGGCAAAATAAACGGAATTCCTCCAGCATTTATGACGGCTTTGCTATAATCTACTGAAACTATTGTTTTGTGGTCATTTAATCTGTTTGGATTTAATTCCAGCGAAGTAGTGATTCCTATTAATGGTTTTCTTTTGTTATTCATTTCTGTAATTCCCTTCTTTACTTTTTATATCTACTTATCTGCTTTTTTTTATTTAAAATTTCTCACTCTTCCAAAAAAGTCAATAAAATTCTTATAAGTTACCATCTCAATTTCATTTTGAGAATATCCTCTCTTTTTCAAGGCTTTTTCCACATTTCTCAGCTCTGTAACATCGTGCAATCCTGAAAGCCCAGAAATTTCTTCCCCTTCTGGCGTATAATATTCTGCAAAATCAAGTCCAAATCCAACTTTATCCAGTCCAATTTTATTAGCCACATATTCCAGATGATTCAAAAGCATTTCCAAATTTTTTTCACTCTCGTTTTGACTTACAAAATTGTGATAACTATTCATTCCAACCATTCCACCACGTTCACCAATACACAAAATCTGATCATCAGTCAAATTTCTCATTGCTGGACAAAGGCTTCTCGCATTTGAATGGGAAGCAAAAAATGGCTTTTTAGAATATTTTGCAATATCCCAGAAAGTCTTATCATTTGCATGTGAAACATCAAGCAGAATTCCAAGTCCATTAATTATTTTCACAGCATCAATTCCAAGTGGTGTAAGCCC
This window encodes:
- a CDS encoding thiamine phosphate synthase, coding for MIMDKIKLNIISNRKLCANSNLKKQVEKIFSDYEKKIILKNFEITALTLREKDLDKSKYLNLVKKIYPICQKYKINLILHQNYDLNLDEKYNIEGIHLSYNVFKSLEENIKTGLIKKYKKIGVSIHSLEEAKEVEILGANYVVAGHIFKTDCKKGLEPRGLKFVENLSSVLNIPVFAIGGINERNSQSVINSGAFGLCMMSNLMK
- a CDS encoding gamma-glutamyl-gamma-aminobutyrate hydrolase family protein, translated to MNNKRKPLIGITTSLELNPNRLNDHKTIVSVDYSKAVINAGGIPFILPITENLEVIKEQIQVLDGLLLSGGGDPDPVLYGEDCLQEVGSITPQRDEFELVILDEFMKTGKPVFGICRGLQIANVYFGGSLYQDVKYTGSTINHMQKWLPDLPTHDINIEEDNILFEIFGKKARTNSYHHQMIKDLGNGLTSIAKANDGIIEAFQNKNHKFFYAVQWHPEMMAVRGNQKMQKIFDKFIKSCEK
- a CDS encoding dipeptidase, with the protein product MFFDMHADVWTDNFWEYKKGNKDVIRNKYKEKFLKGGLSGGIFVIYLNVNKVENAEEYFFADLRAMTEELHYAKDLVKIIKEPSDFEMIENWENLNEKDKKFGVVLGIEGLPGIGDKLDYIYFLHQLGVRHIGMTWNETNAFATGQSGDKNRGLTPLGIDAVKIINGLGILLDVSHANDKTFWDIAKYSKKPFFASHSNARSLCPAMRNLTDDQILCIGERGGMVGMNSYHNFVSQNESEKNLEMLLNHLEYVANKIGLDKVGFGLDFAEYYTPEGEEISGLSGLHDVTELRNVEKALKKRGYSQNEIEMVTYKNFIDFFGRVRNFK